The following proteins are encoded in a genomic region of Catharus ustulatus isolate bCatUst1 chromosome 4, bCatUst1.pri.v2, whole genome shotgun sequence:
- the ZNF800 gene encoding zinc finger protein 800 isoform X2 has product MPLRDKCCQTDHHHHGCCEPVHLLEPGDPPLLQQPLQTSKSGIQQIIECFRSGTKQLKHILLKDVDTIFECKLCRSLFRGLPNLITHKKFYCPPSLQMDDNLPDTKDKQSQAINDLLEAIYPRVDKQEYIITLEPIETNQNAVFQYVSRTDSPDENTEGSHTPDQAPVQIQEPSTEQPKTVSTPAPVPAGETVELPPADPVTNKVISTPEEQPPAVNPDSDSLDNSDYGHQLICCLCRKEFHSRRSVRRHIRKVHKKKMEELKKYIETKKKPNQCSAKGRNKNVLVTLGRSCPVCYKSFATKANVRRHFDEVHRGLRRDSITPDIATKPGQPLFLDTVSAKKSFKTRKQKSSSKAEYNLSACKCLLCKRKYSSQIMLKRHMQIVHKITLSGKNSKREKGPNNTTNGTEVKVEPADSVEPSPPSIALSPQNELKGTNHSNEKRNTPSAQKNKVKQDPENPKSTSKSTTKSTCKSTAKSTPKSTNASAAGGQQKTRKPKLSAGFDFKQLYCKLCKRQFTSKQNLTKHIELHTDGNNIYVKYYRCPLCSYETRRKRDVIRHITVVHKKSPRYLGKITASLEIRAIKKPIDLVLNKVTKRGSQRDETKQIGSKQDVTSNSPSKKYEGADVGIEVKVTKNFSLHRCNKCGKAFARKAFLEHHKKTHKANVSHSPEESKTKGRSTRSKAVV; this is encoded by the exons ATGCCTCTAAGGGACAAGTGCTGTCAGACTGACCACCATCACCATGGATGCTGTGAGCCAG TGCATCTGTTGGAACCTGGAGATCCTCCGTTattgcagcagcctctgcaaaCATCAAAATCTGGTATTCAACAAATCATTGAGTGCTTCCGATCAG GAACAAAACAACTTAAACATATCTTGTTAAAAGATGTGGACACCATTTTTGAGTGTAAATTGTGCCGGAGTCTCTTCAGAGGATTACCAAATTTAATTACTCATAAAAAGTTTTATTGTCCTCCAAGTCTGCAGATGGATGATA ACCTTCCAGATACAAAAGATAAGCAGAGTCAAGCCATAAATGACCTTCTTGAGGCAATCTATCCACGGGTAGATAAGCAAGAATATATCATTACATTGGAACCTATAGAAACTAATCAAAATGCTGTATTTCAATATGTGTCAAGGACTGATAGCCCAGATGAGAACACAGAAGGTAGCCATACCCCTGATCAAGCTCCAGTACAGATACAGGAACCCAGCACTGAGCAACCCAAGACTGTTTCAActccagccccagtcccagctgggGAGACTGTAGAGTTACCTCCTGCTGATCCTGTTACAAACAAGGTGATATCTACTCCTGAAGAACAGCCGCCAGCAGTAAATCCTGACTCAGACTCTCTGGATAATTCTGATTATGGCCACCAGTTGATTTGTTGCCTCTGTAGGAAGGAATTTCATTCGAGACGCAGTGTACGCCGGCACATTCGAAAAGTacacaaaaaaaagatggaagagCTAAAGAAGTacatagaaacaaaaaagaaaccaaaccagtGCTCTGCAAAAGGACGAAATAAGAATGTTCTCGTAACATTAGGTAGAAGTTGTCCTGTGTGTTATAAATCATTTGCCACAAAAGCCAATGTAAGGAGGCATTTTGATGAAGTTCATAGAGGATTAAGGAGGGATTCCATTACTCCTGATATAGCTACAAAGCCTGGGCAACCTTTGTTCTTGGATACAGTTTCTgctaaaaaatcttttaagaCCAGAAAACAAAAGTCGTCTTCAAAGGCTGAATACAATTTAAGTGCATGCAAATGCCTTCTGTGCAAGAGAAAATATAGTTCACAAATAATGCTGAAAAGGCATATGCAAATTGTTCACAAGATAACTCTTTCTGGAAAGAACTctaaaagagagaaaggacCCAACAATACTACCAATGGCACAGAAGTAAAAGTTGAACCAGCAGATTCTGTAGAACCTTCACCCCCTTCCATTGCTCTTTCTCCACAGAATGAATTAAAGGGAACAAATCATTCAAATGAGAAAAGGAACACACCgtcagcacagaaaaataaggTCAAACAGGACCCTGAAAACCCTAAATCAACTTCTAAATCAACCACTAAATCAACCTGCAAATCTACCGCTAAATCAACCCCTAAATCAACCAATGCATCTGCTGCAGGTGGCCAGCAAAAAACCAGGAAGCCAAAACTTTCAGCTGGCTTTGACTTCAAGCAGCTTTACTGTAAACTCTGTAAGCGCCAATTTACTTCTAAACAGAATTTAACAAAACACATTGAATTACACACAGatggaaataatatttatgttaAATACTACAGGTGTCCACTCTGCTCTTACGAAACGCGTCGCAAGCGTGATGTGATAAGACACATAACTGTGGTGCATAAAAAGTCACCACGCTACCTTGGGAAAATAACTGCAAGTTTAGAAATAAGAGCAATAAAAAAGCCGATCGATCTTGTTCTAAATAAAGTGACAAAAAGGGGCTCTCAAAGGgatgaaacaaaacagattgGTTCAAAACAGGATGTCACCTCTAATTCTCCCAGTAAAAAGTATGAAGGAGCTGATGTTGGCATTGAAgtaaaagtaacaaaaaacTTCTCTCTGCACCGATGCAATAAATGTGGGAAAGCATTTGCCAGAAAAGCTTTTCTAGAACATCATAAGAAAACCCACAAAGCAAATGTATCTCATTCACCTGAAGAAAGTAAAACCAAAGGCAGAAGTACAAGATCTAAAGCTGTTGTCTg A
- the ZNF800 gene encoding zinc finger protein 800 isoform X1, producing the protein MPLRDKCCQTDHHHHGCCEPVHLLEPGDPPLLQQPLQTSKSGIQQIIECFRSGTKQLKHILLKDVDTIFECKLCRSLFRGLPNLITHKKFYCPPSLQMDDNLPDTKDKQSQAINDLLEAIYPRVDKQEYIITLEPIETNQNAVFQYVSRTDSPDENTEGSHTPDQAPVQIQEPSTEQPKTVSTPAPVPAGETVELPPADPVTNKVISTPEEQPPAVNPDSDSLDNSDYGHQLICCLCRKEFHSRRSVRRHIRKVHKKKMEELKKYIETKKKPNQCSAKGRNKNVLVTLGRSCPVCYKSFATKANVRRHFDEVHRGLRRDSITPDIATKPGQPLFLDTVSAKKSFKTRKQKSSSKAEYNLSACKCLLCKRKYSSQIMLKRHMQIVHKITLSGKNSKREKGPNNTTNGTEVKVEPADSVEPSPPSIALSPQNELKGTNHSNEKRNTPSAQKNKVKQDPENPKSTSKSTTKSTCKSTAKSTPKSTNASAAGGQQKTRKPKLSAGFDFKQLYCKLCKRQFTSKQNLTKHIELHTDGNNIYVKYYRCPLCSYETRRKRDVIRHITVVHKKSPRYLGKITASLEIRAIKKPIDLVLNKVTKRGSQRDETKQIGSKQDVTSNSPSKKYEGADVGIEVKVTKNFSLHRCNKCGKAFARKAFLEHHKKTHKANVSHSPEESKTKGRSTRSKAVVW; encoded by the exons ATGCCTCTAAGGGACAAGTGCTGTCAGACTGACCACCATCACCATGGATGCTGTGAGCCAG TGCATCTGTTGGAACCTGGAGATCCTCCGTTattgcagcagcctctgcaaaCATCAAAATCTGGTATTCAACAAATCATTGAGTGCTTCCGATCAG GAACAAAACAACTTAAACATATCTTGTTAAAAGATGTGGACACCATTTTTGAGTGTAAATTGTGCCGGAGTCTCTTCAGAGGATTACCAAATTTAATTACTCATAAAAAGTTTTATTGTCCTCCAAGTCTGCAGATGGATGATA ACCTTCCAGATACAAAAGATAAGCAGAGTCAAGCCATAAATGACCTTCTTGAGGCAATCTATCCACGGGTAGATAAGCAAGAATATATCATTACATTGGAACCTATAGAAACTAATCAAAATGCTGTATTTCAATATGTGTCAAGGACTGATAGCCCAGATGAGAACACAGAAGGTAGCCATACCCCTGATCAAGCTCCAGTACAGATACAGGAACCCAGCACTGAGCAACCCAAGACTGTTTCAActccagccccagtcccagctgggGAGACTGTAGAGTTACCTCCTGCTGATCCTGTTACAAACAAGGTGATATCTACTCCTGAAGAACAGCCGCCAGCAGTAAATCCTGACTCAGACTCTCTGGATAATTCTGATTATGGCCACCAGTTGATTTGTTGCCTCTGTAGGAAGGAATTTCATTCGAGACGCAGTGTACGCCGGCACATTCGAAAAGTacacaaaaaaaagatggaagagCTAAAGAAGTacatagaaacaaaaaagaaaccaaaccagtGCTCTGCAAAAGGACGAAATAAGAATGTTCTCGTAACATTAGGTAGAAGTTGTCCTGTGTGTTATAAATCATTTGCCACAAAAGCCAATGTAAGGAGGCATTTTGATGAAGTTCATAGAGGATTAAGGAGGGATTCCATTACTCCTGATATAGCTACAAAGCCTGGGCAACCTTTGTTCTTGGATACAGTTTCTgctaaaaaatcttttaagaCCAGAAAACAAAAGTCGTCTTCAAAGGCTGAATACAATTTAAGTGCATGCAAATGCCTTCTGTGCAAGAGAAAATATAGTTCACAAATAATGCTGAAAAGGCATATGCAAATTGTTCACAAGATAACTCTTTCTGGAAAGAACTctaaaagagagaaaggacCCAACAATACTACCAATGGCACAGAAGTAAAAGTTGAACCAGCAGATTCTGTAGAACCTTCACCCCCTTCCATTGCTCTTTCTCCACAGAATGAATTAAAGGGAACAAATCATTCAAATGAGAAAAGGAACACACCgtcagcacagaaaaataaggTCAAACAGGACCCTGAAAACCCTAAATCAACTTCTAAATCAACCACTAAATCAACCTGCAAATCTACCGCTAAATCAACCCCTAAATCAACCAATGCATCTGCTGCAGGTGGCCAGCAAAAAACCAGGAAGCCAAAACTTTCAGCTGGCTTTGACTTCAAGCAGCTTTACTGTAAACTCTGTAAGCGCCAATTTACTTCTAAACAGAATTTAACAAAACACATTGAATTACACACAGatggaaataatatttatgttaAATACTACAGGTGTCCACTCTGCTCTTACGAAACGCGTCGCAAGCGTGATGTGATAAGACACATAACTGTGGTGCATAAAAAGTCACCACGCTACCTTGGGAAAATAACTGCAAGTTTAGAAATAAGAGCAATAAAAAAGCCGATCGATCTTGTTCTAAATAAAGTGACAAAAAGGGGCTCTCAAAGGgatgaaacaaaacagattgGTTCAAAACAGGATGTCACCTCTAATTCTCCCAGTAAAAAGTATGAAGGAGCTGATGTTGGCATTGAAgtaaaagtaacaaaaaacTTCTCTCTGCACCGATGCAATAAATGTGGGAAAGCATTTGCCAGAAAAGCTTTTCTAGAACATCATAAGAAAACCCACAAAGCAAATGTATCTCATTCACCTGAAGAAAGTAAAACCAAAGGCAGAAGTACAAGATCTAAAGCTGTTGTCTggtga